A single Perca flavescens isolate YP-PL-M2 chromosome 2, PFLA_1.0, whole genome shotgun sequence DNA region contains:
- the gng13a gene encoding guanine nucleotide-binding protein G(I)/G(S)/G(O) subunit gamma-13a — MEELDVPQMRREVESLQYQLAINREKSSITVTELVKWIEGCVCEDPFLNPELMRANPWVEKGKCVIL, encoded by the exons ATGGAGGAGTTAGACGTTCCACAGATGAGGAGAGAAGTGGAAAGCCTTCAGTATCAGCTGGCAATCAACAGGGAGAAATCCTCCATCACTGTTACTGA gCTGGTGAAGTGGATCGAGGGTTGTGTTTGTGAAGATCCATTTCTGAACCCTGAGCTGATGAGAGCCAACCCCTGGGTGGAGAAGGGCAAGTGTGTGATCCTCTAA